The Klebsiella sp. RIT-PI-d genomic sequence CGTTATGTTTAGAGAAATAGTGCAGGCCAACTGCTTTACCGTAGATGTCAACTTTGTTGCCATCTTTGTTATAGATCTCAGCAGCGTTAGCCGCGCCTGCTACCAGCAGAGCAGGGATTACCACTGCCAGAATGTTGCGCTTCATCATTATTTATTACCCTCATTGGTTTTTTTATGAACACCTGCCACTGCCGTCAATACATTCTGTCAATATAAATTTACGGAACCATTGATGAGAGTTTGGTGTCTTTCTGTGTCTGAGAGGCATCTTTCCATTCATAACAACGTTTCGCTAGCCTGAAAGTGCTACAAATGTCCTAAATAAGTAACAAAAAGAAATAATGTGTAAATAAGTATGTATTTTAAGGAACTTTGTGAGTTACCTCTAAATTCCGACGCAATCGTGTATTAAAATGACGGTCTATATCCTATATATATGAAATGCTTATGTTTAATTTAGATAAAAGCCTTTCTTATCGATGAGCAGGCGGCGATATGTTTTTTTCTTTTAAAACTTATAGCCGTCCAGATAGCCGGAATTTAGGATTAAATTATGCTATGACATCAGATAAAGCTTAGGCGCAATAAGAATAGGGGCTTAATTTGTACATTTTTGTAACGCTGACACAGGGTGTTACAGTCCGGATGCGCGGGGCGGTTGAAAGAAAGATTTACTGGCAGAAATTGACAAAACGCTGACATAAAAAAAAGCCAGCATAAGCTGGCTTCAGGAATGTGCAGTCGCACCAGCTATGGCTGGCTCGCGGGTATCAGAAGGTGGCGCTGCGCGGCGTGCGCGGGAACGGAATGACATCACGTACGTTCTGTACGCCGGTAACGTAGGCAATCAGGCGTTCAAAGCCTAGACCGAAACCGGAGTGTGGAACAGTACCGTAACGACGTAGATCGCGATACCACCAGTAATCTTCTTTGTTGAGACCCATTTCCGCCATGCGAGCGTCCAGCACATCCAGACGTTCTTCACGCTGGGAGCCGCCGATGATCTCGCCGATACCCGGTGCCAGAACATCCATCGCCGCGACGGTTTTACCGTCGTCATTAAGGCGCATATAAAACGCTTTAATATCTTTTGGATAGTTTTTCACGACTACCGGCGCTTTAAAGTGTTTCTCAGCCAGGTAGCGTTCGTGCTCTGACGAGAGATCCACGCCCCAGTAAACCGGGTTCTCGAATTTCTGCCCGCAGTTTTCAAGAATGGTGACCGCATCGGTATAGTCAACCTGAGCAAAATCAGCGGCAATGAAGTTTTCCAGACGCGAGATCGCCTCTTTATCCACGCGCTCAGCGAAGAATTTCATGTCGTCAAGACGCTCATTCAGCACGGCCTGGAAAGCATACTTCAGCATGGCTTCTGCCAGACGGGCGTTATCCTCAAGATCGGCAAACGCGACTTCTGGCTCCAGCATCCAGAACTCCGCCAGGTGGCGGCTGGTGTTAGAGTTTTCAGCACGGAAGGTTGGGCCGAAGGTGTAGATTTTAGACAGCGCACAGGCGTAGGTTTCACCGTTAAGCTGGCCGGAAACCGTCAGGAAAGCTTCTTTACCGAAGAAGTCTTTATCATAATCGACTTTACCCTGATCGTTACGCGGCAGGTTTTCCAGGTCCAGAGTGGAAACGCGGAACATCTCACCTGCGCCTTCGGTATCGGAGGCAGTGATAAGCGGCGTGGATACCCAGAAGAAGCCCTGTTCATGGAAGAAACGATGCAGCGCCTGAGCCAGCGTATGACGCACGCGGGCGACCGCGCCAATCATGTTGGTGCGCGGACGCATATGCGCCACTTCTCGCAGATACTCAATGCTGTGACGTTTTGCCGCCATCGGGTAGGTATCCGGATCGTCTACCCAGCCGGCGACGTCCACAGACGTTGCCTGCAGTTCAAATGCCTGACCTTGTCCCGGCGAGGCGGTGACTATGCCGGTAACGATAACGGAGCAACCTGTTGTCAGGTGCAGGACGTCATCATTGTAATTGGGCAGAGTATTATTTATGACGGCCTGGACAGGATCAAAGCAGGAACCGTCATAAACGGCGAGGAAGGAGATGCCAGCTTTTGAATCTCGACGGGTGCGTACCCATCCGCGCACGGTGACTTCACTGTCAACGGCAACGCGGCCCTGGAGTACGTCGGCTACAGGCACAACGCTCATAAATAGTCTCTCTGTTATCTGTTAATAGTGCAATAAACACATCGTTCCCGGCCGCCTTGGCGGGGGGATACCTATGTTACCTGTCATCCGCGAGCAGACAAGCAGAATTCGCAGCGAAAAGAGAAGAAATCGGAAAATAACAATAACAAAGGGAGCCATTGCGGCTCCCCTTTGACACTAGCTGGCTTTTTTGACTTTTGGCAGGTCAAAGGCCTTACGCAGCGCACGAACGAATGCTTTATCGTGGCAAATGGTTTTACCCGGACTGTCGGACAATTTCGCCACCGGTTTACCGTTACACTCCACCAGCTTAATGACGATATTCAGGGGCTTAACTTGAGGAATATCGCAGGTTAAGCGAGTACCAATCCCAAAGCCCAGATTAACCCGGTCGGCAAAGTGGCGATACAAATCGAACGCTTTATTCAAATCGAGGTTATCAGAGAATACCAGCGTCTTACTCAGCGGATCGATGCCCAGTTTTTGATAGTGGGCAATGGCTTTCTCCCCCCATTCAACCGGATCGCCGGAATCATGACGCAGCCCCTGATAGCGGGTCGCAAACTCGGGACCGAAATCACGCAGGAAGGCATCCATAGTAATACAGTCGGTCAACGCGATACCCAGCTGATCCGGGTATTCGTTAAGCCAGGCGGCGAGCGCGGCGCGCTGGCTGGTGGCGAGATCCGGGCTTATCTGTTGATGTGCCTGAAACCATTCATGCGCCTGGGTTCCCATTGGCGTCAGCGCCAGGCGTCGGGCGAGATCGTAATTGCTGGTGCCGACAAACCATGACTCCTGTTGCAGGCGATTGACAATGGTCTGCTGAACGTCGCGGGAAAAACGGCGGCGGGTACCAAAATCCATTAACCGGAAAGCAGACATGTCGGTATCGGCTGTCAGTGCTGAAAACGCCTCAAGCTTGTACTCCAGATGATCAAGTGCCATCTGGGTGGTGGCTTCCGGCGAACGGTAGCGGTGGACCAGTTCACTGACCACTGCAAGCAGCGGAACTTCCCACATGATGACTTCCCGCCACGGCCCGGCAAGGCGAATACTCAGCTTACCGCCTTCATTGCTGACGGTGACCTGCGTTGGGTCGTAACGAAAGGTACGAAGCCAGTCGAGATAATCTTTTTTAAAGAAGGGCAGGCCGGATAGCCACTGGTATTCATCATCCTGCAAGCTGAGCGACTGCATCGCTTCAACTTGTTCGCGAATGGTATCAGCATAAATACCCAGCAGATCGTCCCCACGGCAGCGGAACTCAGCGGCAACCTGTACATCACCGTAATGGTGGAAAACAGCCTGCTGCATGTGCAGCTTGTAGGCATCCGTATCAAGCACCGAGTGCAGAACAG encodes the following:
- the asnS gene encoding asparagine--tRNA ligase, whose protein sequence is MSVVPVADVLQGRVAVDSEVTVRGWVRTRRDSKAGISFLAVYDGSCFDPVQAVINNTLPNYNDDVLHLTTGCSVIVTGIVTASPGQGQAFELQATSVDVAGWVDDPDTYPMAAKRHSIEYLREVAHMRPRTNMIGAVARVRHTLAQALHRFFHEQGFFWVSTPLITASDTEGAGEMFRVSTLDLENLPRNDQGKVDYDKDFFGKEAFLTVSGQLNGETYACALSKIYTFGPTFRAENSNTSRHLAEFWMLEPEVAFADLEDNARLAEAMLKYAFQAVLNERLDDMKFFAERVDKEAISRLENFIAADFAQVDYTDAVTILENCGQKFENPVYWGVDLSSEHERYLAEKHFKAPVVVKNYPKDIKAFYMRLNDDGKTVAAMDVLAPGIGEIIGGSQREERLDVLDARMAEMGLNKEDYWWYRDLRRYGTVPHSGFGLGFERLIAYVTGVQNVRDVIPFPRTPRSATF
- the pncB gene encoding nicotinate phosphoribosyltransferase, which translates into the protein MKPFASPVLHSVLDTDAYKLHMQQAVFHHYGDVQVAAEFRCRGDDLLGIYADTIREQVEAMQSLSLQDDEYQWLSGLPFFKKDYLDWLRTFRYDPTQVTVSNEGGKLSIRLAGPWREVIMWEVPLLAVVSELVHRYRSPEATTQMALDHLEYKLEAFSALTADTDMSAFRLMDFGTRRRFSRDVQQTIVNRLQQESWFVGTSNYDLARRLALTPMGTQAHEWFQAHQQISPDLATSQRAALAAWLNEYPDQLGIALTDCITMDAFLRDFGPEFATRYQGLRHDSGDPVEWGEKAIAHYQKLGIDPLSKTLVFSDNLDLNKAFDLYRHFADRVNLGFGIGTRLTCDIPQVKPLNIVIKLVECNGKPVAKLSDSPGKTICHDKAFVRALRKAFDLPKVKKAS